TCGCCGCCGACAAACACGAGGAGGCACGTCCATGAAGGTCGTCTACTGGGAGAACAACCAGGTTCACATGCTCGACCAGCGCCGGCTTCCCGGCGCGCTCGAGATCCTCGAGCTGGGAACGGTCGAGGGCGTGGCGGAGGGCATTCGCACCCTCTCCGTGCGAGGCGCCCCCGCAATCGGCATCGCGGCCGCGTACGGCCTGGCGCTCTCCGCGCGCACCGTCGCCGCAGAGACCGCCTCAGAGTGGGCGGCCGCATTCCTCCACGACCGCGACCTTCTCCACTCCACTCGTCCCACCGCTGTGAACCTGGCCTGGGCGCTCGAGCGATGTGTGCGCGTGGCCCAGCAGATGCTCGACGAATGCGGGGGTGAGCCCCTCTCGACGCTACGCCCGCGGCTCGAGTCGCGCCTGCTCGACGAGGCTCTCGAGATCGACCGTGAAGACGAGTGGATGTGCCGGCGCATGGGTGACTTCGGGAGCGAGGTCGTCCCGTCAGGCGCACGCGTTCTCACCCACTGCAACGCCGGAGGTCTGGCCACCGGCGGGTACGGTACGGCGGTGGGCGTGATCCGATCGGCTTTCTCGCGTCACGGCAACCTGCACGTGATGGTCGATGAGACCCGCCCGCTGCTGCAAGGCGCCAGA
The DNA window shown above is from Pseudomonadota bacterium and carries:
- the mtnA gene encoding S-methyl-5-thioribose-1-phosphate isomerase yields the protein MKVVYWENNQVHMLDQRRLPGALEILELGTVEGVAEGIRTLSVRGAPAIGIAAAYGLALSARTVAAETASEWAAAFLHDRDLLHSTRPTAVNLAWALERCVRVAQQMLDECGGEPLSTLRPRLESRLLDEALEIDREDEWMCRRMGDFGSEVVPSGARVLTHCNAGGLATGGYGTAVGVIRSAFSRHGNLHVMVDETRPLLQGARLTAWELSREQIPYTLITDNMAGWFMRQGKVDLAVVGADRICANGDVANKIGTYSVAVLCHHHKIPFYVAAPFSTIDLRLSGGDEIPIEQRDPSEVTHLYGTRTAPSDAVAANPAFDVTPNELITAIITERGVLRPPYTESLARAALTRPTLETAAGSA